A region of the Helicobacter ganmani genome:
ATCCATCTATCTTGGATTTTTCGTTAGAATCCAATAACTCAAATTGGACACTATTATTTTGCGCACTTAGATTATCTAATAAAATCTGCTCCTCTAATGTATAGTAATTAATCTGTGAGGCGATAGAAGAATAACGCGTTTTTATAGCTTCTTGCGTTTTGACTCCCAAAAGTAAATTCAATCCCCCTTGTAAATCAAGCCCTAAAACGATTTTTGGTCCTTGTGTTTGAAAAAAGGAAGGAATAGAAAGTGCAATTCCAAAAAGAATTGCGAAAATAAAAAAAAATAGCTTGGAATTAAAAGGCTTTTTCATCATTCAACTATTGCTCAAACTTTTTAGCAACATAATCTTTAGCTAGTTTCACAATCGTATCATCATTTAAACGAACCATAAAGAATTCTTCTTCACGTTTCACAATCTCAACGATAAACCCACCGCTTGTTATAATCTTGTCTCCCTTATCCAATGCCGCAACCATTTCTCTATGCTTTTTTGCTTGTGTTTGCTGCGGACGAATGATTAAAAGATAAAAAATTGCAATCAAAACAATAAGTGGTAATAATTGCGCTAGTGTATTTCCAATATTTTCCATATAAAATCCTCATTAATGAAAATAAAAGCGGATTTTAGCAGAGCTTTACTAATTAAATCTTTAAGCTAAATTTTGGATTAAAAAATCCTTAGCTCTTTGCAAAAAAATTTCTGCAAATTCTTTTTCTCTCGTCTGCCAACTTGTAGGCACAATGACATCCTCATAGATTCCACCCCAACCGCCCCCTTGCCATCTATTTTGCGCACTTTCTCTAATGAGTTCTAAGGTTGGAATCTTAAGATTATCCGCAATATGCACATTGCCTGTATTTGAGCTTAAAAGACAATCTAATCTACTGATAAACTCTACTAAATTAAGTAAATCTTGGTTATTTTTAAAAATCTTGAGATTTTCTTGCTCCATTTTGGGAAATTGGACGCCACTTTTTGGATAATCCATAAAAATAAAAAGGAATTGTGGAAACTCTTTGGCTAGATTTTCTGCAATCCTAAACCAAGTGGAAAAGGAAAAATTTTTGCCAGCATTTTTTAGGGTAACACAAAAAGGATTGACTCCGATAATTTTCGCATATTTGCAAGCCTCAAGTTTTTCTAATATACTATCTACGAAAATAATGTTTTCTTCCTCTCTTTTTAATAAAGCTTTAGAATAATCAATCTTTGGAATCTCTTTATCAAAATGTTTTTTATTGATTGCACGCACGAGATTCAAACTCCCCTCCATAAATGCACGATTCTGCCTCCAATAAGGATTAATGACTTGCTCTACTTGAGGGATAAACAACATTCTTTTATGGAGCAAAAGATTCTTAGAAAAAGTAGTTAAAATTCGTTTGGTTGGAATCCTTTTAACTTCCCAAATTGCCTTTAAATTATCGTGTTGCAACAGAAGCAACACTACATCAAACTTCCTTGTTTTATCTTGCAAAACCTCATCAAAAGATACAATTTCATCAATCCATTCCATATTTCTAAACAAATTTTTACTTGTATTAAATTTTACAATTAGGCTTAAAGTCGCTTTTGGATAGAGAAACTTTGCCGCATAGAGACTTTTTAAAATTACCATTGCATCACCTATCCTAGCACAAAGTAGATAAAAAGCTATTTTAAGCGGAAAATCCCCCCCCCCCCCGCAGATAAAGTTATTCCAAAATCTCATTAAAACTCCTTGTGATTTTTGACAAAAAGAATCAAATCCCTTGCCTTTTGCAAAAAAGATTCTAAATATTTTTGCTCTTCCTCGCGCCAATGAAGCGGCATCGTAAGGGAAGAAAAATAACCTCCATAAAACCCCCCACTCCACTGCCTTGCAAGCCTTTGCACCATAACTTCCAAAGTCGGAATCTTAGCATTATCCGCTAGATGAATATGCCCACTATCCACACCCAAGATTCCATCGCAAGATTGCACAAAAGCAATCAAATCCTCCAAACCCTGTTCATTATAAAACACCTTGAGATTCTCTTGCGTAAAGGGTGCAAAATGATATTGTGTCCCACGATAATTTACAAAAACAAACAGAATTTCCGAAAATTCCTTACTTAAAGCCTGCGCTAGAATAATCCATTCTTTAATATTAAAATTAACTTTTCCTGTTAAACTTCTAGCAAAAGGAAAAATTCCAATTACTTGTTTATATCGTGTTCCCTTACCCAAAGCCCATAATAAAACTTTAATTCTCTGGGAGGAAGCCTCCAAAAGCGGTAATTTAGCTAATGAAAAATCCAAAGATTTTATTGTTTTGCCAAAAGTTTTGGGATTAATTTGCCGCACAAGGTTGAGATTTCTTTGAATCTCATTGTGTGTTTGTAGCCAATAAGGATTGACACAAACTTGAAACTTTCTTAAATACTTTAAATATAAAAAGGGCATATGAAGTAAAAGAGATTGACTTAATGTAACGATTTTGCGCTTTGCTTGAATAGACTCCGCTATTTCTAACACTTTAAGATTATGATGTTCAATCACCAAAAGAATATCAAACTTCTTTTCCGAATCATTCTTAATCTTTGCAACCTCTAAAACCTCATCAATATAAGGGAGTTTTTTTGACGACAAAAGACATTTTTGATTTTTAACAAATAAAGTTAAATAACTTTCAAAATAGAGAGATTTAAGCGCGTAGAGACAAGGAATACACACTATTTCATCGCCAATTCCTCCACGCATTATATTGCCCAAAACTGCGATTTTGAAATGACTTTGTTGATTGAACATAGAATCTTGTGCGAAAGACGAGCAAAAAGCCCATCTTGATGAGATTAGTGGTGCGAGAGTTTGCCACGAATGATAAAAAAGATACTTCCTAAAATACCTGCTGTCAAAGAAGCAACAAGAATCGTGATTTTAGCAACATCTGTTGCAACAAGACCGTGTGCGCTATTGACATCAAATGCAAGATTAGTAACAAAAATAGACATCGTAAATCCAATCCCTCCTAAAGCTCCCGCTCCAAAAATATCCATCCACGAAGCACCATTAGGACGCGCTGCGATTCCAAGCTTCTCTGCAACAAAAGTAAAGGTAAAGATTCCGATTGGTTTCCCAACCACAAGCCCTAAAAGAATTCCCAAAAAGACATGGTCAATGCTAAAATCAATATTGGAACCAATCGCAACTCCAGCATTTGCAAACGCAAAAATTGGCATAATGAGATAATTGCTATAAGGTGCAAGTGCGTGTTCTAAACGCAAGAGCGGATTTTGCACCGCATTTTTTTCTTTGCTTAAATGGTGTAAAGCTTCCACTTGTTCATTTTGAAGTAAGATTCCATCTTTTTTCGTTTCTGCCTCTTGAAAATGACTCACGATTGTTTTAAGTTTGTCCATAAAGGAAAGTGTGTCAATCTTAGGCGCAACAGGAATCGTAAAAGCAAGCATAACCGCTGCAATTGTCGCATGCACACCACAATTATGCACGGCAATCCACAAAAAGACTCCCAAAAGCATATAAGGAGTTAGAGCCTTAACGCCCATTTTGCCAAGTATCACAAGCACAACAATAATCCCCGCCGCAACTGCCAACCATTCAAGAGAAACTCCAGTAGAATAGAATAATGCAATAACGATAATTGCACCCAAATCGTCCGCAACTGCCAAGGAAACCAAAAAGACTTTAACAGAGATAGAAACGCGTTTCCCAAGTATTGCCAATACCCCCAATGCAAACGCAATGTCTGTCGCCATTGGAATTCCAAACCCTGTTACAGAATCTGTGCCTACATTTAAAGCATAATAAATAATTCCCGGTCCAATCATTCCACCAAGTGCGGCAATAATCGGTAATGCAGCACGTTTAAATCCCGCAAGTTCTCCAAAAAGCACTTCGCGTTTAATTTCTAATCCTACAACCAAAAAGAAAAATGCCATTAAAACATCGTTAATCCAATGTTCTAAGCTCATTCCAATGAAATGTCCATTTACACTAAAACCAAATTTAGTTTTCCAAAGCTGCGCATACGCTTCACCCAAAGGCGAGTTTGCGACAATCATCGCCAAAATTGCACAACATAGCAATAAAACACCCGCAAAAGATTCGCTTTGTGTGATTTTTTTAAAAATCGCTAAAAAACCTTTTTTATTTTCCGCTTCCATAACTCCTCCTTAAACTTCAACTAATCTTCCTTCACCTTGCGTGTAAAAAATATATCCATAAGCTGTTTTATGCAATATTGCACTTACAGATTCCATATATTCACGCACTTGCACCCTATGTGATTCCTTAGGTGAACCGCTCTTATAATCTACGATAAACGCTTGCTCATCTCCTATAATCAAAAGGTCTAAACGTTTTTGCTTACCATCAAACAAAAAAGGAATTTCACATTTTACCTTTCCTTTAGCCAAAATTTCAATTAATTTTTGATTTTTTAATACAAAATTACATTGTGTGATGATTTTTTGTAATTCTTCGCGCTCTAAATAAAATCCTACTTTATTATCCAAAAGCTCCAAAATCAACGAATCCCTAAGGGCATTTTTAAGCTTTTGTTCCATCACAAAATGCAGTGCAATTCCATAATAAATTGCTTTAAGACTTCCGCAAATCTCTTCATTTTCTCCTCTTTCCTCTTCCTCCTCTTTTAGATACATTTCCTTTTGTCGTCCGAGATTTTCCAAACTTAGTTGCGAGGAAGAAATACAACAAAAAGTCTTTTGGGGTTCTAGATTTACAGCGATTTTTCCTCTTTGGATTTGCATTTGTATTGCGCTTTTTAAATCCCCTCTTGCTTGTGCATTGAGTTGCAGAATCTCAAAAGCACTTTTATTGTCAAGACAAAAAATGTTCATTGTATCTTTTGCGCGCGTTAAGGCAACATAGAGCTGATTTTTCAAATCCTTGGTTTCCAATTCTTCTTCTTTACACAACGCATTTTGATACATAGAATCCAAGCTACTTCTAATTTTGCTCTTGTTTTGATTAGCATATTGAAAAATCCTTTGAATCTCTACACCATTTTCTTTAAACTCAAAAAACACATTTCCGTGCTGATTGTTGCTTGCATTGGATTTATCCACCACAAACACATTTTCAAACTCCAATCCTTTGGATTTATGAATTGTCATAATCCGAATCCCCACAAAATCACTTGAAATAATCTCTAACGCAAACCTCTCTACTTGCTCCAATAATTCCCCTATATCATAAAATTGCAAACAAGATTCTAAAAATTTCTTGGCACTTAAACTTGCGATATGATAAGACTCCATAATTTTCAACAATACCCTTGCAGGTTCTTTAACTTTTGCAAGAGATTCTACAACAACCTCTAAGCTTTTATTCTGCGATTCTGTAATCTCTATTCCCAAAAGCATAAAAAACTCTTGCCTAAATTGAATCTTTTTAGTTTGTATGTATTTTAAAACCTCTATTAGCGCACGCACTTCATTGTGATGAATTAATTTTGCACTCGTGTCAATGACAACCTTTACCCCCTTGTCTTGCAGAAATTGTGCAAGTTCCACTACGGATTTGTTATCAAAAACCAAAATCGCTATTTCTTCCTCTTTTGCCCCTAGCTTTCTTAAATCCTCTAATCTCTGAAAAACCTCAAAATAAAGATTCTCTTTTGTGCAAGCTTGCACTTTTACGCTACCTTCTACATTTATCTTCGCAATTTGGGGGATAAAATCCTGAATCGTATTGGTAAAAACATCATTAACAAAATCCACAATATGTCTAGCACTGCGGTAATTTGTATCTAAGTTTTGGGATTCCATTCCATTGCTTGCAATTTTAAATAATTCCGGATTCCCTCCACGAAAACGATAAATGGATTGCTTTGTATCCCCTACATAAAAAAAGCTCCGCTCAAAGTTTTTTTGTCCCTTGCCGCTTTTGATTTCCTCAATCAATGGCTTTAGAATCTCATATTGCAAAATGCTTGTGTCTTGAAACTCATCTATTAAAATATGGCTCAATGTGCTATCAAGTCTAAAATACAAAAAATCTTTATGAATAAATTTTGCGGCTAATAATTGATAAACTTTTGAGGCAACTGCATTGAAGCTTAAACGATTATTCTGCCGATAATAATGTTCTTTTGCTTTTAAAAAGCATTGAAAAATCCGATAAAGCTGCTCCAAATATTCTGCTTCTTCTTGCAATAAACCTTGATAAATAGATTCTTTTAAGAGTGCAAAATCTGCTTCATTAAAGGGAGTTTTAGAAAATTTATCTCTTTTGTAGTCTTGTAAATTTTGCTTTGTTAGCCAAGTTTGACCCTTTTGTAATAAGCTTTCAAAATTGCTAAACTGCAAACTATCTGCTAATTCTCCAAAAGTCTCAACATAAGTTTTTTGAATGCGCCTAGCATATTCCATTGCTTTTTCTTTGGGGTTTTCTCTTTGTGATTCTATAAATTTTTGTATAAAAAGGCTTTGTTGGAGCATTTCCTTAAAAGAATCCAAAAACACGCACAAAGTGAGAATATGGTTCAGAGTTTGTTTTTTGCGGTAACAAATCTCTAAAATCTGCTCAAAATCAGTTTTTTCCAAAAGCGATAAAAAAATTTCCGTAATTGCTTCTAAATCATCTTCTTGCAACTCAAAATCATATTCTACCCCCACATACCAACAAAAATTTTTTAAGATTCTTTGGAAAAAGGCGTCAATCGTCGTAATCTTTAAGTCTTCTCGCAAAAAATCATAATAAATTTGACTGATTTTATCTTGCCATTTTAGCCATTCTTGTTCATCTTTGATAGTAATAAACTCAAATTTATTAATATACTCTCTATTATTTTTATTGTCATAAAGTTCTTTAATCTTATGGATAATTCTTTCTTCCATTTCTTGAGCGGCTTTTTTCGTAAAAGTAAGCGTTAAAATGCTAGAAGGTTTTGCCCCTAAAAGCAGTAGATTTAGATAACGCATTGCAAGCTGATAAGTCTTTCCACTCCCAGCACTTGCACTTAAACACAAAAGCGGATATT
Encoded here:
- a CDS encoding glycosyltransferase family protein — encoded protein: MRFWNNFICGGGGDFPLKIAFYLLCARIGDAMVILKSLYAAKFLYPKATLSLIVKFNTSKNLFRNMEWIDEIVSFDEVLQDKTRKFDVVLLLLQHDNLKAIWEVKRIPTKRILTTFSKNLLLHKRMLFIPQVEQVINPYWRQNRAFMEGSLNLVRAINKKHFDKEIPKIDYSKALLKREEENIIFVDSILEKLEACKYAKIIGVNPFCVTLKNAGKNFSFSTWFRIAENLAKEFPQFLFIFMDYPKSGVQFPKMEQENLKIFKNNQDLLNLVEFISRLDCLLSSNTGNVHIADNLKIPTLELIRESAQNRWQGGGWGGIYEDVIVPTSWQTREKEFAEIFLQRAKDFLIQNLA
- a CDS encoding RecB-like helicase — its product is MQYPLLCLSASAGSGKTYQLAMRYLNLLLLGAKPSSILTLTFTKKAAQEMEERIIHKIKELYDNKNNREYINKFEFITIKDEQEWLKWQDKISQIYYDFLREDLKITTIDAFFQRILKNFCWYVGVEYDFELQEDDLEAITEIFLSLLEKTDFEQILEICYRKKQTLNHILTLCVFLDSFKEMLQQSLFIQKFIESQRENPKEKAMEYARRIQKTYVETFGELADSLQFSNFESLLQKGQTWLTKQNLQDYKRDKFSKTPFNEADFALLKESIYQGLLQEEAEYLEQLYRIFQCFLKAKEHYYRQNNRLSFNAVASKVYQLLAAKFIHKDFLYFRLDSTLSHILIDEFQDTSILQYEILKPLIEEIKSGKGQKNFERSFFYVGDTKQSIYRFRGGNPELFKIASNGMESQNLDTNYRSARHIVDFVNDVFTNTIQDFIPQIAKINVEGSVKVQACTKENLYFEVFQRLEDLRKLGAKEEEIAILVFDNKSVVELAQFLQDKGVKVVIDTSAKLIHHNEVRALIEVLKYIQTKKIQFRQEFFMLLGIEITESQNKSLEVVVESLAKVKEPARVLLKIMESYHIASLSAKKFLESCLQFYDIGELLEQVERFALEIISSDFVGIRIMTIHKSKGLEFENVFVVDKSNASNNQHGNVFFEFKENGVEIQRIFQYANQNKSKIRSSLDSMYQNALCKEEELETKDLKNQLYVALTRAKDTMNIFCLDNKSAFEILQLNAQARGDLKSAIQMQIQRGKIAVNLEPQKTFCCISSSQLSLENLGRQKEMYLKEEEEERGENEEICGSLKAIYYGIALHFVMEQKLKNALRDSLILELLDNKVGFYLEREELQKIITQCNFVLKNQKLIEILAKGKVKCEIPFLFDGKQKRLDLLIIGDEQAFIVDYKSGSPKESHRVQVREYMESVSAILHKTAYGYIFYTQGEGRLVEV
- a CDS encoding glycosyltransferase family 9 protein, translating into MRGGIGDEIVCIPCLYALKSLYFESYLTLFVKNQKCLLSSKKLPYIDEVLEVAKIKNDSEKKFDILLVIEHHNLKVLEIAESIQAKRKIVTLSQSLLLHMPFLYLKYLRKFQVCVNPYWLQTHNEIQRNLNLVRQINPKTFGKTIKSLDFSLAKLPLLEASSQRIKVLLWALGKGTRYKQVIGIFPFARSLTGKVNFNIKEWIILAQALSKEFSEILFVFVNYRGTQYHFAPFTQENLKVFYNEQGLEDLIAFVQSCDGILGVDSGHIHLADNAKIPTLEVMVQRLARQWSGGFYGGYFSSLTMPLHWREEEQKYLESFLQKARDLILFVKNHKEF
- the yajC gene encoding preprotein translocase subunit YajC; translated protein: MENIGNTLAQLLPLIVLIAIFYLLIIRPQQTQAKKHREMVAALDKGDKIITSGGFIVEIVKREEEFFMVRLNDDTIVKLAKDYVAKKFEQ
- the nhaA gene encoding Na+/H+ antiporter NhaA; translated protein: MEAENKKGFLAIFKKITQSESFAGVLLLCCAILAMIVANSPLGEAYAQLWKTKFGFSVNGHFIGMSLEHWINDVLMAFFFLVVGLEIKREVLFGELAGFKRAALPIIAALGGMIGPGIIYYALNVGTDSVTGFGIPMATDIAFALGVLAILGKRVSISVKVFLVSLAVADDLGAIIVIALFYSTGVSLEWLAVAAGIIVVLVILGKMGVKALTPYMLLGVFLWIAVHNCGVHATIAAVMLAFTIPVAPKIDTLSFMDKLKTIVSHFQEAETKKDGILLQNEQVEALHHLSKEKNAVQNPLLRLEHALAPYSNYLIMPIFAFANAGVAIGSNIDFSIDHVFLGILLGLVVGKPIGIFTFTFVAEKLGIAARPNGASWMDIFGAGALGGIGFTMSIFVTNLAFDVNSAHGLVATDVAKITILVASLTAGILGSIFFIIRGKLSHH